A window of Mustela nigripes isolate SB6536 chromosome 9, MUSNIG.SB6536, whole genome shotgun sequence contains these coding sequences:
- the CER1 gene encoding cerberus codes for MCLLLLQLLVLLPLGRAAQRDGRPSPSSGSPVLPERDHRELPLDNHEDAEEKPDLFVAVPHLVGVGEGQRQRGKMLSKFGRFWKKPERDLHPPQDLVPERIPPGTHGVTQPRDGTQMERSPLREEARKFWHHFMFRMSPASQGIILPIKSHEVHQETCRTVPFGQTITHEDCEKVVVQNNLCFGKCGSIHLPGAPQHSHMFCSHCSPAKFTTMHLQLNCTSLVPVVKVVMLVEECQCKMKTEHEHGHLLQAGSRAEFHAQDPFIPGFST; via the exons ATGTGTCTTCTCTTACTTCAGCTGCTGGTGCTCCTGCCTCTAGGGAGGGCTGCACAGCGAGATGGCCGCCCAAGTCCTAGTTCTGGCTCCCCTGTGCTCCCAGAACGGGATCACAGAGAGCTCCCCCTTGACAACCACGAGGATGCCGAGGAGAAGCCAGACCTTTTTGTCGCGGTGCCCCACCTCGTAGGGGTAGGAGaaggccagaggcagagagggaagatgCTATCCAAGTTTGGCAGGTTCTGGAAGAAGCCCGAGAGAGACCTGCATCCACCCCAGGACTTGGTCCCTGAGCGCATCCCACCTGGGACCCACGGCGTCACCCAGCCCAGAGATGGGACGCAGATGGAGAGATCTCCTCTTCGGGAAGAGGCCAGGAAATTCTGGCACCACTTCATGTTCAGAATGAGCCCAGCCTCTCAGGGGATCATCCTGCCCATCAAAAGCCATGAAGTACATCAGGAGACCTGTAGGACAGTGCCCTTCGGCCAG ACAATCACCCATGAAGACTGTGAGAAAGTTGTTGTACAGAACAACCTTTGCTTTGGAAAATGTGGGTCCATTCATTTACCTGGAGCTCCACAACACTCCCACATGTTCTGCTCCCACTGCTCGCCTGCCAAGTTCACCACAATGCACTTGCAGCTGAACTGCACCAGCCTTGTCCCTGTGGTCAAGGTGGTGATGCTGGTGGAGGAGTGCCAGTGCAAGATGAAGACTGAACATGAGCATGgacacctcctccaggcaggctCCCGGGCAGAATTTCATGCCCAGGATCCCTTCATCCCAGGATTTTCTACTTAA